A region from the Triticum aestivum cultivar Chinese Spring chromosome 3D, IWGSC CS RefSeq v2.1, whole genome shotgun sequence genome encodes:
- the LOC123076418 gene encoding uncharacterized acetyltransferase At3g50280-like, with amino-acid sequence MEASSADTVRIVSRRMVRPSHGAMPVQPSEDIHLTPWDLCCIGMEYIQRGVLLSKPTAGGEMSCLVDTLASSLARALGRYYHLAGRLAVEEHGDRTIIVPLRCTGEGAELVHAAAPGVAVADIVGSVYTPSPVVWGFFPLNGLRGADAAIVSLPVLWAQVTELADDIFIGMSMNHSVGDGTSFSELFNAWSAINRGDKRMGEMVSTPARVHRRWFVDTSPVPIPFPFSKLQDVVQRFELPPVREGFFSFSAASVKKLKARANDEMAAGAAISSLQALLAHLWRAVSRARRLPPVQETLCAVTVGCRGRMRGIPADYLGNAIEIRVAGCTVGEILDNGLGWTAWQLNSVVGSFDEAGVQELKSKPSEFQSVAQNSTATSRLHYSQILVYVSVTSSPPLSINASLSHTWYRSNKKGNNMCE; translated from the exons ATGGAAGCGAGCTCGGCTGACACCGTCCGGATCGTGTCCCGGCGCATGGTCCGGCCGTCGCACGGTGCCATGCCGGTGCAGCCGTCGGAGGACATCCACCTCACGCCGTGGGACCTCTGCTGCATCGGCATGGAGTATATCCAGAGGGGGGTACTCCTGTCCAAGCCTACCGCCGGAGGTGAGATGAGCTGCCTCGTCGACACACTCGCGTCCTCCCTTGCGCGCGCCCTGGGACGGTACTACCACCTCGCCGGCCGGCTCGCCGTCGAGGAGCACGGCGACAGGACAATCATCGTCCCGCTACGCTGCACCGGGGAAGGCGCCGAGCTCGTCCACGCGGCGGCGCCCGGCGTGGCCGTCGCAGACATCGTCGGCTCGGTGTACACCCCGTCGCCGGTGGTCTGGGGATTTTTCCCGTTGAACGGGCTCCGTGGCGCGGACGCGGCCATCGTGTCGCTCCCCGTGCTGTGGGCGCAGGTCACCGAGCTCGCCGACGACATCTTTATCGGCATGTCGATGAATCACTCTGTCGGTGATGGCACCTCCTTCTCGGAGTTGTTCAACGCATGGTCGGCGATCAACCGAGGCGACAAACGCATGGGTGAGATGGTCTCCACGCCGGCGCGGGTGCACCGAAGGTGGTTCGTCGACACGAGCCCCGTGCCGATACCCTTTCCGTTCAGCAAGCTGCAGGACGTCGTCCAGCGGTTCGAGCTCCCGCCGGTGCGAGAAGGCTTCTTCTCCTTCTCCGCGGCGAGCGTCAAGAAGCTCAAGGCGAGGGCGAACGACGAGATGGCCGCCGGCGCCGCCATCTCCTCGCTCCAGGCCCTGCTCGCGCACCTCTGGCGGGCAGTATCCCGCGCCCGGCGCCTCCCGCCGGTGCAGGAGACGTTATGCGCCGTGACCGTCGGGTGCCGGGGGCGCATGCGCGGCATCCCGGCGGACTACCTGGGAAACGCCATAGAGATCCGCGTAGCCGGCTGCACCGTCGGCGAGATCCTGGACAACGGACTGGGCTGGACGGCGTGGCAGCTGAACAGCGTCGTGGGGTCGTTCGACGAGGCGGGCGTGCAGGAGTTGAA GTCCAAACCTTCAGAGTTTCAGAGTGTCGCACAAAACTCTACAGCCACGAGCAGGTTACATTACTCACAAATATTAGTTTATGTATCAGTCACCAGTTCACCACCTTTATCCATAAATGCATCACTG AGTCACACTTGGTACAGGTCAAACAAAAAGGGAAATAACATGTGTGAATGA